CGCAATACCCGGATAGAAAATATGGACAAGTTATGGAAACTGCCTTTATTTTTTGGCGGTTTTGGTTTGTTTTTCCCGCTCGGCCCGGGGGGTAAAGCCGATTATCTTGGCAAGTTCAGCCCGCTTTTTGGCATAATTGGGCGCAATCATCGGATAATGAGCGCCAAGACCCCATTTTTCACGGTATTCATCCGGTGTCATGTGATATTTGGCTGCAAGATGGCGTTTGAGCGATTTGTATTTCTTGCCATCTTCAAGGCAGATAATATAATCAGGGAAGACAGAGCGTTTGGGGTTTACTGCAGGTGCCGGGCGGTTTTCTTGTG
This is a stretch of genomic DNA from Candidatus Tokpelaia hoelldoblerii. It encodes these proteins:
- the mucR gene encoding Transcriptional regulatory protein MucR (bhsal08190), which translates into the protein MTTEKEAMHRLLSEKTADIVCAFTSNNTIEYEELPNFVRAVYQALSVVGNTHVTQENRPAPAVNPKRSVFPDYIICLEDGKKYKSLKRHLAAKYHMTPDEYREKWGLGAHYPMIAPNYAKKRAELAKIIGFTPRAEREKQTKTAKK